In one Spirosoma rigui genomic region, the following are encoded:
- a CDS encoding T9SS type A sorting domain-containing protein, with amino-acid sequence MKTLLAPLFLAAAFTVSSFSLALADNGPARKATQVAAYQSGLYTTVEGKLNIALNKQTGGVVNVRLLDQKGKILYDQQIGKRQTSVRMRLDLSDLPDGAYQVVISNGKDVTTQPVTIATTPVATSARLVALN; translated from the coding sequence ATGAAAACGCTCCTCGCTCCCCTGTTTCTCGCTGCTGCCTTCACCGTCTCCAGCTTCTCGCTAGCCCTGGCTGATAACGGTCCGGCTCGTAAAGCCACCCAGGTGGCTGCCTACCAAAGCGGTCTTTATACCACAGTAGAAGGCAAACTGAACATCGCCCTCAATAAGCAGACCGGCGGTGTGGTCAACGTACGCCTGCTGGATCAGAAAGGAAAAATTCTCTATGATCAACAGATCGGCAAGCGGCAAACAAGCGTCCGTATGCGGCTCGACCTGAGCGATCTGCCCGATGGAGCCTATCAGGTCGTTATTTCCAATGGCAAAGACGTAACTACCCAGCCAGTAACGATCGCGACAACGCCGGTCGCCACGTCGGCTCGCCTGGTTGCCCTGAACTAA
- a CDS encoding GHMP family kinase ATP-binding protein, with product MINPAITVSTPGRICLFGEHQDYLGLPVIAAAISCRIQVAARPAAQPFIQLNLPDIDRQERFPLTTLPLTYQHDRDYFRSAINVLHRLGFQFSRGIDGEVSGSIPINAGTSSSSALLVSWLNVLSQLADNPQVLSARELAELAYAAEVLEFGEPGGMMDHYSTAVGGVIYLESTPAIRLETYRPRLGSFVLGNSRDPKDTIGILGRVKQGMLRIASQLTTLDPLFSLHTTSTLAVSTYKDFLSKDDYLLLKGTLANRDLLREALTLIQTGSKPGSPPPFDNTRFGQLLTEHHANLRDAQRISTPKIDRMLDAALAAGALGGKINGSGGGGCMFAYAPDTAEQVAEAIEREGGQAYIVTVDVGTTIRGQSSIMAAAVH from the coding sequence ATGATTAATCCCGCAATTACCGTTTCTACACCCGGCCGCATTTGTCTGTTCGGCGAGCACCAGGACTACCTGGGGCTTCCCGTTATTGCAGCAGCCATCTCCTGCCGCATTCAGGTAGCGGCCCGGCCCGCAGCGCAGCCGTTCATCCAGTTGAACCTGCCGGATATTGACCGTCAGGAACGGTTCCCGCTGACAACCTTACCGCTGACGTATCAGCATGACCGTGATTACTTCAGGAGCGCGATCAACGTATTGCATCGGCTGGGATTTCAGTTTAGCCGGGGGATCGACGGCGAGGTCAGTGGCTCAATTCCGATCAACGCGGGTACGTCGAGTTCATCGGCCCTGCTGGTCTCCTGGCTCAACGTCCTCAGTCAGCTGGCCGACAATCCGCAGGTGTTGAGCGCGCGGGAACTGGCGGAGCTTGCCTACGCGGCCGAAGTGCTGGAGTTCGGCGAACCGGGGGGCATGATGGACCATTATTCGACCGCCGTGGGGGGGGTCATCTACCTGGAATCGACTCCGGCCATCCGGCTGGAAACGTATCGACCCCGGCTGGGTTCCTTCGTTTTGGGCAATTCCCGGGATCCCAAAGATACCATCGGCATTCTGGGGCGCGTCAAGCAGGGTATGCTCCGTATTGCCAGCCAGCTAACCACGCTGGACCCCCTCTTTTCGCTGCACACCACGTCGACGCTGGCCGTTTCCACCTACAAGGATTTTCTCTCGAAAGACGATTACCTGCTGCTGAAAGGTACCCTGGCCAATCGTGATCTGCTGCGGGAGGCCCTGACTTTAATACAGACCGGGTCAAAGCCGGGTTCTCCCCCGCCCTTCGACAACACCCGGTTTGGTCAGCTCTTGACCGAGCACCACGCCAACCTGCGGGATGCTCAGCGCATATCAACCCCGAAAATTGACCGAATGCTGGACGCTGCCCTGGCGGCCGGCGCGTTGGGGGGTAAGATCAACGGATCGGGCGGAGGTGGTTGTATGTTCGCCTACGCGCCGGATACCGCCGAACAGGTAGCCGAAGCCATTGAACGCGAAGGCGGCCAAGCCTATATCGTTACCGTCGACGTGGGAACGACCATACGGGGCCAGTCGTCGATTATGGCGGCTGCCGTACACTAA
- a CDS encoding DUF3472 domain-containing protein, with amino-acid sequence MINITWTYALCLLLLGGPSPVLPAKPPAGHAPNILRVPLGGNSWATHGSDASATIGNDGLTNWSNPASTVTTYVRFDKTGPVTLSVKLRVPAGKSRIRVSALGKQQEIDVQGAAETDQLLGQWTVSKTGYVPIVLEGLSKTGATYAEVVDFGISGEAVDDRTVFVRSNEGGMFYWGRRGPSVHLRYPIPAGAEAEWFYNEITVPKGNDVIGSYYMAAGFGEGYFGMQVNSPTERRVLFSVWSPFKTDNPNQIPDDQKIILARKGAGVITNEFGNEGSGGQSYLRYNWVAGQTYRFLLHGQPVDGGYSQFTAYFMPANGTGWQLIASFRRPKTTTYLTSLYSFLENFTPQTGNVQREAEFSNQWIRRRDGQWQELTDTRFTGDNTARKSFRMDYAGGLRNGQRFFLRNCGFFDTYTPLNTAFKRPAGNQLPAIRIDALP; translated from the coding sequence ATGATTAATATCACCTGGACATACGCCCTTTGCCTGCTGCTGCTGGGCGGCCCGTCACCCGTTTTACCTGCCAAACCACCCGCTGGTCACGCGCCGAACATACTACGGGTTCCACTCGGCGGCAACAGTTGGGCAACGCACGGATCAGACGCTTCGGCAACCATTGGCAACGATGGGCTGACGAACTGGTCGAACCCGGCGAGTACCGTTACGACCTACGTGCGGTTCGACAAAACGGGGCCGGTTACGCTGTCGGTGAAACTGCGCGTACCCGCCGGAAAAAGCCGCATTCGGGTTTCTGCGTTGGGGAAGCAGCAAGAAATTGACGTGCAGGGGGCCGCGGAAACCGATCAGTTGCTCGGCCAGTGGACCGTTTCCAAAACGGGCTACGTACCGATTGTGCTGGAAGGACTGTCCAAAACCGGTGCTACCTACGCCGAGGTGGTTGATTTCGGCATCAGTGGCGAAGCCGTCGACGACCGCACCGTTTTTGTTCGGTCGAATGAGGGTGGTATGTTCTACTGGGGTCGGCGCGGGCCGTCGGTTCACCTGCGTTACCCCATCCCGGCCGGGGCCGAAGCGGAGTGGTTCTACAACGAAATAACGGTTCCCAAAGGCAACGACGTGATTGGCTCGTACTACATGGCCGCCGGTTTTGGGGAAGGGTATTTCGGGATGCAGGTCAATTCACCAACCGAACGGCGGGTTCTTTTTTCGGTCTGGAGCCCGTTCAAAACGGATAACCCCAATCAGATTCCCGACGATCAGAAGATCATACTGGCCCGGAAAGGGGCCGGTGTGATTACGAATGAGTTTGGCAACGAAGGCTCCGGCGGGCAAAGCTACCTGCGGTACAACTGGGTAGCGGGTCAGACCTATCGATTCCTCCTGCACGGCCAGCCGGTGGATGGCGGCTACTCGCAGTTTACGGCTTACTTCATGCCCGCCAACGGGACCGGCTGGCAGCTGATTGCCAGCTTCCGGCGTCCCAAAACGACAACGTATCTGACATCGCTGTACTCGTTTCTGGAAAACTTCACCCCCCAAACGGGCAACGTACAACGGGAAGCCGAGTTTTCCAATCAGTGGATCAGACGCCGGGACGGGCAATGGCAGGAGCTGACCGATACCCGGTTCACGGGCGACAACACCGCCCGAAAATCGTTCCGGATGGACTACGCGGGGGGCCTTCGCAACGGGCAGCGGTTTTTCCTGCGCAACTGCGGCTTTTTCGATACGTATACTCCCCTTAACACGGCTTTTAAACGACCCGCCGGGAACCAGTTGCCGGCCATCCGCATCGACGCGTTACCCTAG
- a CDS encoding RagB/SusD family nutrient uptake outer membrane protein, translated as MKSLFSRYTLLGIVLMTTACSIDKKPYNGLPEEAVLQNAQGLRAATDGNYTFIKDSDYTRNLYIMNEYPGDNLTLSGTTTDPLFLTYTYRHTSDQGNALQIYRKAYQIIVGCNKVIESVKEGTSKELDQILGENRFLRAMVHFDLVRLFGRPYAQSPETNLGVIIKTDTKADDNATRATVKDVYTFVVSELQRSAQLMTTVRTSSYASPAAANALLSRVYLYMNDNTNAIKYADLVIADGRYALATANQVPDFYTLDNEQNREVIFAIKHTLKDDRGFSAIGSMYYTSPGGIGWGEVYASQEYQDLVNKFPADKRRSFLVRKLTTAGVQEKRNGIDKVYITKFSNQGGIPTLSSPIVLRLSEMYLNRAEAYAKTGETAKAIADVNLIRQRAGLTGPELYAATDLKGLPTVLDVVLQERRLELAFEGHRPYDLFRNNRSLVRNYPGFHNTTNGQQTVAPDDKQLVNLIPESEIVLNKNLKQNPL; from the coding sequence ATGAAATCGCTCTTCTCCCGCTATACGCTGCTCGGCATTGTCCTGATGACTACGGCCTGCAGCATCGACAAAAAACCGTACAATGGCCTGCCCGAAGAGGCCGTTTTGCAAAATGCCCAGGGCCTGCGTGCCGCAACTGACGGCAACTATACGTTCATCAAGGATTCGGATTATACCCGCAATCTCTACATTATGAACGAATACCCCGGCGATAACCTGACGCTGAGCGGTACCACAACCGACCCGCTATTCCTAACATATACCTACCGCCACACCTCCGACCAGGGCAATGCGCTGCAGATTTACCGCAAAGCTTACCAGATCATCGTTGGCTGCAACAAGGTGATCGAGTCGGTCAAGGAAGGCACGTCGAAAGAGCTGGACCAGATCCTGGGCGAGAACCGGTTTCTGCGGGCCATGGTCCACTTCGACCTGGTTCGCCTGTTTGGCCGGCCCTACGCGCAGAGTCCCGAAACCAATCTGGGGGTGATCATCAAGACCGATACCAAGGCCGACGATAACGCGACCCGCGCTACGGTGAAAGATGTCTATACGTTCGTTGTGAGTGAACTTCAGCGGTCGGCTCAGTTAATGACGACCGTCCGGACCAGCAGCTACGCCAGTCCGGCCGCGGCCAACGCACTGCTGTCCCGCGTCTACCTGTACATGAACGACAACACCAACGCCATTAAATATGCCGATCTGGTCATTGCCGACGGGCGGTATGCGCTGGCAACGGCCAATCAGGTACCCGACTTCTACACGCTGGACAATGAGCAGAACCGGGAGGTTATTTTCGCGATCAAGCACACGCTGAAAGACGACCGGGGCTTCAGTGCCATAGGCTCCATGTACTACACCTCGCCGGGCGGTATCGGCTGGGGCGAGGTCTACGCGTCGCAGGAATACCAGGATCTGGTCAACAAATTTCCGGCCGATAAGCGCCGGTCGTTTCTGGTCAGGAAGCTGACCACGGCTGGCGTTCAGGAGAAACGGAACGGGATCGATAAGGTGTACATCACCAAATTCTCGAACCAGGGCGGTATCCCTACGTTGAGTTCGCCCATCGTACTGCGGCTGTCGGAGATGTATCTGAACCGGGCGGAAGCCTACGCCAAGACCGGCGAAACGGCCAAAGCCATTGCCGACGTGAATCTGATTCGGCAGCGGGCCGGTCTCACCGGCCCGGAACTCTACGCAGCCACCGATCTGAAAGGCTTGCCAACGGTGCTGGATGTTGTGCTGCAGGAGCGCCGGCTGGAGCTGGCCTTCGAAGGCCACCGCCCCTACGATCTGTTTCGCAACAACCGGAGTCTGGTGCGCAACTATCCCGGCTTTCACAACACCACAAACGGGCAGCAGACGGTCGCTCCCGACGATAAACAGCTGGTCAATCTGATTCCTGAATCGGAGATCGTGCTGAATAAAAATCTGAAACAGAATCCCCTTTAG
- a CDS encoding SusC/RagA family TonB-linked outer membrane protein yields the protein MDQYFLPTRTAIRQATRWLLGVGLALLTASAFAQTPGTVSGSVTDADNGQALPGVNVVTKGSTRGTTTDASGRYQLTGIEPNSILVFSSVGYTSQEITAGTGKSVIDVKLGSDNKSLNEVVVLGYTSTTQKNLTGAAQAVSAKELKDVTANNVGQLLQGKAAGVFVGNSSGDPRTPPKVLIRGVGTLTASSNPLYVVDGVIGGIPNPSDIESITVLKDAASTALYGARASNGVIVVTTKRGAAGKAQITARLNKGVGYLSLGNFRLLNGQELYTLQKNVFQRDRPTGVLNDYLPTPEANANTNWFDQAFRPATNTLVEVSAAGGSDKTRFFLSGNYYQEDGILKGTGLNRFGLRLNFSHSLSDKFRVSLNTAGTYTRGFDNSNGSLYGAYTYLPYDDPYLNGQPYNPVTGAKKWYGRDNANFIYNQQFNTFKENTLAGDVLFKAEYDLLPWLSFSTTNRAQTNYYGSESSQDLRGNAAADVLGRLTDFTSRDYNLLTSNLFRFRHSFGGGHSVDGLAGYEYQTYYYESLGATGKGIFSGLNILDATSQPESINGTKTDNAFQSYLFQANYGYKEKYLVTTSFRRDGSSKFGRDSKYGNFYAVGLTWIASNEAFLSSNSTVNNLKFRLSYGTTGNADGINDYAAQGLYNLTGQYAGTPSAYPTRIENPNLSWEVSNNANVGVDATLWNRLNISVDAYNRLTNNLLFNRPLQGTSGYAFITENIGAVRNQGLEVILSADILQKNAFKWRAEVNAGLNRNRVTALYSDRTFVANSMRPFALDKPLNSWYMRRWEGVDPTTGDPLWQKVNADGTTATTNNYNEATLQFIGSNANPKLFGGIRQVLSWNNFELNGFFTYAAGVTLYNGDRNLFDNDGAYDRYNLLALQPGWSRWEKPGDVATHPKYVIGGNKNAQRPSSRFLESGNYLRLRNITLNYNLPKALVSRAKLSNVRLSASADNLFTVTKFSGIDPDVTETGEVGTKYPFSKKFVFGVQLSF from the coding sequence ATGGATCAGTATTTTTTACCGACACGAACAGCCATTCGACAGGCAACGCGCTGGCTCCTGGGCGTTGGCCTGGCTTTGCTGACTGCCTCAGCCTTCGCCCAGACGCCCGGCACGGTCAGCGGGTCCGTTACGGATGCCGATAACGGGCAGGCATTGCCGGGCGTCAACGTCGTCACCAAGGGTTCAACCCGGGGCACAACCACCGACGCCAGTGGCCGGTACCAACTCACGGGCATCGAACCCAACAGCATCCTGGTGTTCAGCTCGGTTGGCTACACGTCGCAGGAAATTACGGCGGGTACCGGAAAGTCAGTTATTGACGTGAAACTGGGTAGCGACAATAAAAGCCTGAACGAGGTTGTCGTGCTGGGGTATACCTCCACGACGCAGAAAAACCTCACCGGCGCGGCTCAGGCGGTATCGGCCAAGGAACTCAAGGACGTAACCGCCAACAACGTGGGCCAGCTGCTGCAGGGTAAAGCGGCCGGCGTGTTTGTGGGCAACAGCTCCGGCGATCCCCGAACACCGCCCAAAGTGCTGATCCGGGGCGTGGGTACCCTGACCGCCAGTTCAAACCCGCTCTACGTAGTGGATGGCGTGATTGGCGGCATACCGAACCCAAGCGACATTGAATCGATCACGGTATTGAAGGATGCGGCCTCCACGGCCCTCTACGGCGCCCGCGCGTCCAACGGCGTTATTGTCGTTACCACTAAACGGGGAGCCGCCGGGAAAGCGCAGATCACCGCCCGGCTCAACAAGGGCGTTGGCTACCTGAGCCTGGGTAACTTCCGGCTGCTCAACGGGCAAGAGCTCTATACCCTGCAAAAGAACGTGTTCCAGCGCGACCGGCCAACGGGCGTCCTGAACGACTACCTGCCCACGCCCGAAGCCAACGCCAATACCAACTGGTTTGACCAGGCTTTCCGGCCGGCTACCAACACGCTGGTTGAAGTAAGTGCCGCGGGCGGCAGCGACAAGACCCGCTTTTTTCTGAGCGGCAACTACTACCAGGAAGACGGCATTTTGAAAGGGACCGGCCTCAACCGGTTTGGGCTGCGGCTTAATTTCAGCCACAGCCTGAGCGACAAATTCCGGGTCAGCCTCAACACCGCCGGCACCTACACCCGAGGGTTCGATAACAGCAACGGGTCGCTCTATGGCGCTTACACCTACCTCCCCTACGACGACCCCTACCTCAACGGGCAGCCGTATAACCCGGTCACCGGCGCCAAAAAATGGTACGGTCGCGACAACGCCAATTTCATTTATAACCAGCAGTTCAATACGTTCAAAGAAAATACCCTGGCGGGCGATGTGCTGTTCAAGGCGGAATATGATCTGCTGCCCTGGCTTTCTTTTTCCACCACCAACCGGGCGCAAACCAACTACTACGGCAGCGAGAGCAGTCAGGATTTGCGGGGTAATGCCGCGGCTGACGTGCTGGGACGACTCACCGATTTCACAAGCCGGGATTACAACCTGCTGACGTCAAATCTGTTCCGGTTCCGGCATAGCTTTGGCGGAGGGCATAGCGTCGACGGGCTGGCGGGCTACGAATACCAGACGTACTACTACGAGTCGCTGGGGGCAACGGGTAAGGGTATTTTCTCGGGCCTGAATATCCTCGATGCCACCTCGCAGCCGGAGAGCATCAACGGGACAAAGACTGACAACGCCTTCCAGTCGTACCTGTTCCAGGCTAACTACGGCTACAAAGAGAAATACCTCGTCACGACGTCGTTCCGGCGGGATGGCTCGTCGAAGTTTGGCCGCGACAGCAAATACGGTAATTTCTACGCCGTGGGCCTGACCTGGATAGCCTCCAACGAAGCGTTTCTGAGCAGCAATTCGACGGTCAATAACCTGAAGTTCCGGCTCAGCTACGGCACGACGGGCAACGCCGATGGTATTAACGATTATGCCGCCCAGGGACTCTATAACCTGACGGGGCAGTATGCAGGAACGCCATCGGCTTACCCTACCCGCATCGAAAACCCGAACCTCTCCTGGGAAGTGTCCAACAATGCCAACGTAGGGGTCGATGCGACGCTCTGGAACCGGCTGAACATATCGGTCGACGCCTATAACCGACTGACCAACAACCTCCTGTTCAACCGGCCTTTGCAGGGAACGAGCGGCTACGCGTTCATCACCGAAAATATCGGCGCTGTTCGTAACCAGGGTCTGGAAGTGATTCTGTCGGCCGATATTCTGCAAAAAAACGCGTTTAAATGGCGGGCGGAAGTGAACGCAGGTCTCAACCGAAACCGGGTGACGGCCCTCTACAGCGACCGGACGTTCGTGGCCAACAGCATGCGTCCGTTTGCGCTGGACAAACCGCTCAACAGCTGGTACATGCGCCGGTGGGAAGGAGTTGACCCAACAACGGGCGATCCGCTCTGGCAAAAAGTCAACGCCGACGGCACGACCGCCACGACCAACAACTATAACGAAGCGACCCTGCAGTTCATCGGCAGCAACGCCAATCCGAAACTGTTCGGGGGTATCCGGCAGGTGCTGAGCTGGAACAACTTTGAGCTGAATGGTTTCTTCACCTACGCAGCCGGCGTAACCCTCTACAACGGCGACCGCAACCTGTTTGACAATGACGGTGCCTACGACCGCTATAACCTGCTGGCGCTGCAACCCGGCTGGAGCCGCTGGGAAAAGCCCGGTGACGTGGCCACGCACCCCAAATACGTTATTGGTGGCAACAAAAACGCGCAGCGCCCCTCTTCGCGCTTCCTCGAAAGCGGTAACTACCTCCGGCTTCGGAACATCACCCTGAACTACAACCTGCCCAAAGCACTCGTGAGCCGGGCCAAACTTAGTAATGTCCGGTTGTCGGCATCAGCGGATAACCTGTTCACCGTCACGAAGTTTTCGGGAATCGACCCCGACGTTACGGAGACCGGCGAAGTTGGTACGAAATATCCCTTCAGCAAGAAGTTTGTCTTTGGCGTTCAACTCAGTTTTTAA
- a CDS encoding Gfo/Idh/MocA family protein — protein sequence MSLPSRRSFIRTAALTSAAVQLMPSLYNAARAENHPPALAKVRLGFIGVGLRGRSHLQQALYRPDVEIAALCDISPDAIARSNAMIEKAGRKIPPAYTKGNEAFLDMLKRDDIDGVVIATPWEWHTPMAVASMKAGKYTGLEVSATVTLKESWDLVDTYEKTKAPCMILENVCYRRDVMAILNMVRQGMFGEMTYAHCGYEHDLRNIKFNDGTARGVGAEFGEKGFSEAHWRTQHSVDRNGDLYPTHGLGPVAHWLNINRGNQFVRLTSMATKSRGLHKYVVDKGGPDHPNAKVKFKLGDVVTTMIECANGENIVIIHDTNSPRPYSLGFRAQGTQGIWMDDNDMIYLEGVSPKPHQWEPFAAYQDKYDHPLWKQHAQTAQNAGHGGIDFFVLRGFIEAIKNQVAPPIDVYDAAAWSAISPLSEESIAKGSKPIDIPDFTRGKWKTNKPIFGLTDIY from the coding sequence ATGTCGCTCCCCTCCCGTCGTTCTTTCATCCGCACAGCCGCCCTGACCAGTGCCGCTGTCCAGTTGATGCCCTCACTGTACAACGCAGCCCGGGCCGAAAATCACCCCCCGGCCTTGGCGAAAGTACGGCTGGGCTTCATCGGCGTTGGCCTGCGCGGCCGTAGTCACCTCCAGCAGGCACTGTACCGGCCCGACGTGGAAATTGCCGCCCTGTGCGACATTTCGCCGGATGCCATTGCCCGCTCGAACGCCATGATTGAGAAGGCAGGACGCAAAATCCCCCCCGCCTATACCAAAGGTAATGAAGCGTTTCTGGACATGCTCAAGCGTGACGACATTGACGGGGTGGTCATTGCTACCCCTTGGGAATGGCACACGCCCATGGCCGTAGCGTCGATGAAAGCAGGCAAATATACTGGTCTGGAGGTGTCGGCCACCGTCACCCTGAAAGAGTCGTGGGACCTGGTCGATACGTATGAGAAAACCAAAGCGCCCTGCATGATCCTGGAAAACGTCTGCTACCGGCGCGACGTCATGGCTATCCTCAACATGGTACGGCAGGGGATGTTCGGGGAGATGACCTACGCCCATTGCGGGTACGAACACGATCTGCGCAACATTAAATTCAACGATGGTACCGCCCGGGGTGTTGGCGCCGAATTTGGCGAGAAAGGGTTCTCGGAAGCGCACTGGCGTACCCAGCATTCCGTTGATCGGAACGGCGACCTGTATCCTACCCACGGACTGGGGCCTGTTGCACACTGGCTCAACATCAACCGGGGGAACCAGTTCGTTCGGCTGACCTCCATGGCGACCAAGAGCCGGGGTCTTCACAAGTACGTCGTGGACAAAGGCGGGCCTGATCACCCCAACGCGAAAGTAAAGTTTAAGCTGGGCGACGTCGTGACGACCATGATCGAGTGCGCCAATGGCGAAAACATTGTCATCATCCATGACACCAACTCCCCCCGCCCCTACTCGCTGGGCTTCCGGGCGCAGGGTACGCAGGGCATCTGGATGGACGACAACGACATGATCTACCTGGAGGGCGTTAGCCCGAAACCCCACCAGTGGGAGCCTTTTGCCGCCTACCAGGACAAGTACGACCACCCGCTGTGGAAACAACACGCCCAGACGGCGCAGAACGCCGGCCACGGCGGCATTGACTTTTTTGTACTGCGCGGCTTTATCGAAGCCATCAAAAATCAGGTCGCCCCCCCCATCGACGTGTACGACGCAGCGGCCTGGAGCGCCATTAGCCCTCTCTCGGAGGAGAGCATTGCCAAAGGCAGCAAGCCCATCGATATCCCCGATTTTACGCGGGGTAAGTGGAAGACCAACAAGCCCATTTTTGGCCTCACCGACATCTATTAG
- a CDS encoding LacI family DNA-binding transcriptional regulator — MKEAITIKEIARRLNISPSTVSRALQNSPRIGQKTRDSVRELASQLRYTPSQTARNLRNGKTGVMALVLPEIRENFFSEIVNGVEELAFSHQFSVALYQSHDLFERERQILSLLNRNQVDGVMLSVAKESQHFDHIQDLIDRGVPVVLFDRIPPKINTHQVGCDMEKGAYEATKWLASRGFQRIALMNGPYALVASEDRYRGYIKALLEEKLPVESALIKRVDLTPDDTIQKINQLLASPHRPDAVLAFNDYVALDAMQACRKQGLRINEDISFVSFANLPLTAYMDQSPLASVEQHPYLIGRTTVEILLSILASKEEMPTDAFQCVMLDPQLVVRVP; from the coding sequence ATGAAAGAAGCGATAACTATTAAGGAAATTGCCCGCCGATTGAACATATCCCCCTCTACCGTTTCCAGGGCTCTGCAGAACAGCCCCCGAATCGGTCAGAAAACGCGCGACAGTGTGCGGGAGCTTGCCAGTCAGTTGCGCTACACACCCAGTCAGACGGCGCGTAACCTTCGGAATGGCAAAACGGGGGTGATGGCGCTGGTTTTGCCCGAGATCCGGGAAAACTTTTTCTCCGAGATCGTCAACGGAGTCGAGGAGCTGGCCTTCAGTCATCAGTTCAGCGTCGCCCTGTACCAGTCGCATGACCTGTTCGAGCGGGAACGGCAGATCCTGTCGCTGCTGAACCGCAACCAGGTGGATGGCGTGATGCTGTCGGTAGCCAAAGAATCGCAGCACTTCGACCATATCCAGGATCTGATCGATCGGGGCGTTCCCGTTGTGCTGTTCGACCGGATACCTCCTAAAATCAACACCCATCAGGTGGGGTGCGACATGGAAAAAGGGGCCTATGAAGCCACGAAATGGCTGGCCAGCCGCGGCTTTCAGCGTATTGCCCTGATGAATGGCCCGTATGCCCTGGTAGCCAGCGAAGACCGCTACCGGGGCTACATCAAAGCCCTGCTGGAAGAAAAACTGCCCGTAGAAAGCGCCCTCATCAAGCGGGTTGACCTCACGCCCGACGATACCATTCAAAAGATCAATCAGCTGCTGGCCTCCCCCCATCGGCCCGATGCCGTGCTGGCCTTCAACGATTACGTAGCGCTCGATGCCATGCAGGCGTGCCGCAAACAGGGTCTTCGGATCAACGAAGATATCTCGTTTGTCAGTTTTGCGAACCTTCCCCTGACCGCCTACATGGACCAGTCGCCCCTGGCTTCCGTTGAACAGCATCCGTACCTGATTGGCCGGACAACGGTTGAAATACTGCTGTCTATTCTGGCGTCGAAAGAAGAAATGCCCACCGATGCGTTCCAGTGCGTTATGCTGGACCCCCAGCTGGTTGTCCGGGTGCCCTGA